TGAGGGAGGGATGTCTGTGTCTGTGGCGTGATGTTCCTGTAGgagcttgggctgggttcacacttacaTCAGAGCTCAGGTCGGGGAGTTCCGTCATAAGTTCCATGGATTTTGCAGGATCCTACAAGCTGTAATCCTGCAGGATAAACAGACACCATTGTAGTCACTGGGGCCCAGCTGGGTCCATTAGTGTCCATTCCTGAATGGACCGTCCATCTCTGTTCTATGGCGCTGAACGGACTCTGCGGCAGAGACCCTGAAGTGTAAGCCCAGCCTAAGAGGGTGATGAAAGATGGTGATACGCTGAGCagacaggttaaaggggtacttcatcaacaaaaaaatcagatcaaagttatatagatttgtaatttaattttatttaaaaatttccagtcttccagtacttatccgctgctgtatgtcctgcaggaagtgatgtattctttccagtctaacacagtgctctctgctgccacctctgtccatgtcaggaactgtccagagcagcagcaaatccccatagaaaacctctcctgctctggacagttcctgacatgtcacATGACCTTAAAGTGTTTGTCCAGTCTTGTCACATGACCTTAAAGTGTTTGTCCAGTCTTGTCACATGACCTTAAAGTGTTTGTCCAGGCTCATATAAACAAAGTTTTATCACAGTTTCATGAAATGTTCTGCAAGATTTGGATTTGCTATGAGTGAATAGGAACACCTCAGGAATAAAATCCTTCTGACTGGTGTCACTCACACAGCTGGATTCTGTTACAATGTTATCTATGTGGGTTATAAATACAGTATAAGTCTCCTGTGTTCAGCtcttctgcagcgccaccacaggggacatGAAGTATTGCAATTGGTCATTAGGCTTTTTATGTAAGTTATGGATATGAAGGGTCCTACAAAGACAGGAATCTCGTATGAATGAGATGATTGAGTATTTGAAAATGTATTTTGgaaactggacaatccctttaaggactctGGTGTTGGACATCCTGGAGGACAGACAGACCCCATAATGCTAGGAATATTCCCATATAATGTCACATACAGGGGGTCCTCCTCAGGTACGCAGGTGAGTGGTGAGAGGGCCGCAGCCTCTCCCTTCCTGGAGCCGGACCAAGACGCTGTGTATATTCTGCAGAAGTAGCACTGAGGAAGCCCAGGGTGTATGCGGCTTCCTGCAGCTCTACAGCAACACACAAGATTAACATCCAGTTCCGTATTAAGCTCTAAAAGCCTCCATAACTCGTAATGATGTCTATAtatgagggaagggggggagggggttgtagtCTCAGACAAGAGTTGGTTTTATAATATATCATGTACAGACAAAGGGCAGCCATGAGACACCTGGGGTATACATCTAGGATATGTAGGGGGTATAGAACTACAGACTAGTGACACAGTACAGGTCAATGATATGCTGACACCTGGAATACAGGATAGTGActgtgacacttggggtacaggataataacacactgacacttggggtacaggataatgacacttggggtacaggatagtgacacttggggtacaggatagtgacacgctgacatttggggtacaggatagtgatacttggggtacaggataatgacacttggggtacaggatactgacacttgggtacaggataatgagacACTGATACTTGggatacaggatagtgacacttggggtacaggataatgatgctgacacttggggtacaggatagtgacacttggggtacaggataatgactcttggggtacaggataataacacttggggtacaggatggtgacacttggggtacaggatagtgatacttggggtacaggataataacacttggggtacaggataataacacttggggtacaggatggtgacacttggggtataggatagtgatacttggggtacaggatattaacacttggggtacaggataatgacacttggggtacaggatgctgacacttggggtacaggataataacacttggggtacaggataataacacttggggtacaggatggtgacacttggggtacaggataataacacttggggtacaggatgctgacacttggggtacaggataataacacttggggtacaggatgatgacacttggggtacaggatgatgacacttggggtacaggatagtgacacttggggtacaggatgatgacctTTAGGGTGTAGGAGgatcacacactgtcttttttgggCACAGTATGGTGTTTTCTGGATATTTGGCTTCATAGATAACATCTTTCTCTTCTCTTCCTCTTTAGGAGCACAATGCATTCTGGGATATTTAaggtgtgtctggtggtggtgACCGCAATTGTCAATCATCCGCTCCTCTTCCCAAATAACGACACAGCTCTTCCTGCTAGTGATGACCTTATTGTGGAGAAGTTACGGGAGAGAGAAGAAAACCTCAAAAAACAGCAACTGGAACTGGAGCAACTTTTATCATATCATGGGacaccagcagagggcaacaCCGAGCCTGAGAGCAAGGCGTCTGATGAGGGATCAGGGTGGGACTTGTGGAGCACGGTGTCCATGGTCATATTTCTGATGATTGAAGTATGGAGACAAGACTTtaaggacaacaactcccatgaGCAAAACAAAGAGGAGGATGACCTGGTGTTCATAGGGAATAACTGTCATGGTGTGTCTCTTCCCAGTAAGCCAATGCTGGCCATCTTCCATGACCAGTACATCCGAGCCACTACCCATGATGCAGTGCGAAGCAGAGAGTTTGTGGAAGGTTTTGTAGATGACCTACTTGAGGCGCTAAGGAGCCTGTGCAATCGCGATACCGACATGGAGGTCGAAGACAGCATCTGCATTGGGAGTATGTACGAAAACTGGAGGGTCAACAAGCCTCTGATATGTGACCTACTGGTGCCATTTGCACCTCCAGATCCATATCACTTCAGGTGCCAGCCGTGGGTCTCTGATCCTTCCATCGGTCCAGACAAACAAAGCTATGGAACCATTCTTGTCTGCGGTCCAGACGATGAACCTTCCGGTTGTGTATGTGACAGAAAAAGACTTGGAGAAGATATGTTATGTCTCCTTCACAATCCGACCAACAATACAAGAGTGAACAAGGACGTGAATCTGCTCTGTTCTAGAAACACCAACCACCTGGACATTGACCAGGTAACGAAATGGTTCCAGACAGCCGTGACCAAAGCGTGGAGCAAAATTTCCCACAAGTATGAGTTTGAGCTCACCTTCAGCAACTTGGACTCTCCTGGAGCTTTAAGAGTCAAATTCAAGTCTGGTAAAGTCATCAGCTTCAATATAACGCCTGTGGTTCAGTACGAGGACACAGATCTATATTTTATTTCCCATTTTCCCAGCATGCCACGGGAAGACCTCTCCAGTATCTACTGGATGATATCCTTTGCTGTCTATGAGAGACGGTTTCTCAAAGACTTTGCGAAGAAGCTTCCAGACAATTCGTGCCACCTCAGTTGCCTACAGATTATGACTTTCCTCTATTCCAAACAGTGTCACATCACCGGGCCGAGCGGTCTCACTACGTACCACCTAAAGACAGTCCTTATGCATCTTCTTCTAAGCCGACCCTATTCAGATTGGGGCAGTGTCTTGCTAGAAGACCGCTTACGGGACATGTTCAAGAGCTTAGAGAAAAGTCTACTGGAGAAAAAGCTTCACCACTTCATGGTTGGGAACAGCAAACTCCCAGACACCGTGAATCTTCCCGAACACTTTCGAGTAGCAGAACCTGTTAACCTTTTCCGTTCCTTTGTCCTAAACAGGAACCTTTATCAAAAAACTCTGTCCATGTTCTACGAGATGTTGAAGAACGCGACTGTTGTCATCAATGAATACAGCCTCCACCTGCCCAATGGAAACACCAACAAGCCTTCCCATTGACCACCTTCTCATCTCCCAACCACAAGAGTGCTTTTATATTTCCTCCAAGGATGGGTTCAAGTCTTCAGAATTCCATAACAGATTTATAATAAAGAATTATATTTTGTACAATTAAGCAAAGTCCACCATATTACTACCGATCAGCTAATGGCCAGTATAGCTTTATACATTACAGCATACATTCATTCCTCAGATGCTGACCTGTGTTGTGTATTCACATCTCATCCATGGCCGTGTGCAAGAAGGTTACCAATGGGTCCGCCATGCCGCATTGACTTCTACAAGTGTTTTTCTATGTCCATCTaccatgttatttatttattgttaataCTTTGGTGCCTTTTACATAAAAGCTCACTGATAAAACTTGAGGTGTTTGCTGTAACTATTCAGATTCTTGTAGCCTGCAATAGACAGATAGGTCATTGTGTAAGATCTactacagctataggctatgtttacactttgtatgacaacggccgttccgtgacctagccgggtcacagaacggccggtgtcagaaaagatcatcccggtcagtcctgcagtaccggtcggttgatctttactgctgctgtaTTTGGGTCCggggcatccgtgcgcgcccgcatccgaattccctgacgcacacaatggagcgtgtggccggagttgctcgctccattgtgtgaactgacggggttttgacatgtcagtttcctgcagCGCCGCTACgtatcccagctggagtgtatactatgtgtatacactccagtcgggatTCCCTCAgtagcagcactacgtaagtaccgtagtaatcacggccgtgatcactactgtacttacgtagtgtgaacatggccatatggTGGATTGTcccattaaaagggtattcccatctcagtttgctcatctctgggaGTCTGATCGCTGGGACCTCCACCAGTCCCTAAAGCAGGGACAAAACTGTCCCAGGAATTCGTGTACCGTGTATATATGCGGCCAGCTCTCCCTCATTCTCTTCTCTGTGGGGCCAGTGAATATTTCTAACTGCTAAGCTCAGAAATGTTTGGTGTTCCCACAGTGAGATGATGGGGAGAATTTTTTGCCCGTTCTCGGGGagcagtgggggtcccagcagtttgACCACGATAGAACGACATGGCATGAgaatagctcttaaaggggtttttcagcctttttttttcttttgatgaCCTATGCTCGGTAtagacaggggtgtcaaactggtgGCCCTTCAacgattgcaaaactacaattcccatcatagctgaaccacaaaagctgtccagacatgatgggaattgtagttaggaaacagctggagggccaccagtttgagacccctggtatACACCATTAATGTTTCAGTGGGGGTCCGGCACCCTCATTTATAAGAATCTGTAAGttttggggggcttttgcttCTCATCACTACAGAACACCTATAAGACTCCTTATACCAGCTTGGTGGTCTCCCAAAGGAGACCTCCTCTGATTGATGTCAAAGGCCTCTCTCACAGCCAGCCAGTACCTGGCTGTGTATTAGAGGCAGAAGTCCAACATAGTTGTCTACAGACAGACAGCTCTTCCTTCTAGGTAGGACTGATATTTCTGATATTACTATTCATGTTTTATGACTTATTAATATGTCAATCACTGACTTACGTCCAATAGGCGGCAGTAGAGAGCTCTTTTCTATCTTATGAAGAGATTCTTTGCATTGAAAGATGCTGTCGCAGGGTTTATTCTTGCAAAAGTAGATATCTGTCATATCCAGTATGTAAAAAGTAACTGCCCCCTGCACGTCACGTCTAAAGtagcagctcagaccaggaagcggcagcaggACGGGAAAACGGGACagcacgatccgggacccggcactaaaatcggggaggtaagtgaccggtagcctctatatccacccctttcccggccatacaataaaaataactccagcccagagtacccctttaaagggaatctgtttctaagtttatactgccttaaatgaggaAAGTATAAACTAGGGACGGAAAAGctaaacagattggtgtattacttacatcattctgttcagcagttctcctaatatgcaggagaataggcttCATGCCGCacccctctccccaccctccagctgctggtcgACAGTTGACTGGCAATACACAGCAtgtatagataactgccaatcagtagctggtgggtggagtttgctggagctcatgaatatccagggc
The nucleotide sequence above comes from Dendropsophus ebraccatus isolate aDenEbr1 chromosome 8, aDenEbr1.pat, whole genome shotgun sequence. Encoded proteins:
- the ITPRIP gene encoding inositol 1,4,5-trisphosphate receptor-interacting protein, whose amino-acid sequence is MHSGIFKVCLVVVTAIVNHPLLFPNNDTALPASDDLIVEKLREREENLKKQQLELEQLLSYHGTPAEGNTEPESKASDEGSGWDLWSTVSMVIFLMIEVWRQDFKDNNSHEQNKEEDDLVFIGNNCHGVSLPSKPMLAIFHDQYIRATTHDAVRSREFVEGFVDDLLEALRSLCNRDTDMEVEDSICIGSMYENWRVNKPLICDLLVPFAPPDPYHFRCQPWVSDPSIGPDKQSYGTILVCGPDDEPSGCVCDRKRLGEDMLCLLHNPTNNTRVNKDVNLLCSRNTNHLDIDQVTKWFQTAVTKAWSKISHKYEFELTFSNLDSPGALRVKFKSGKVISFNITPVVQYEDTDLYFISHFPSMPREDLSSIYWMISFAVYERRFLKDFAKKLPDNSCHLSCLQIMTFLYSKQCHITGPSGLTTYHLKTVLMHLLLSRPYSDWGSVLLEDRLRDMFKSLEKSLLEKKLHHFMVGNSKLPDTVNLPEHFRVAEPVNLFRSFVLNRNLYQKTLSMFYEMLKNATVVINEYSLHLPNGNTNKPSH